From Achromobacter spanius, a single genomic window includes:
- a CDS encoding Bug family tripartite tricarboxylate transporter substrate binding protein has translation MSNTPRSAVRRALLQGAVALAATLPFSAPALAQAADFPSKPIRFVVPYPPGGPLDTMARMLAEKVRGSLGQPVIVENRSGAGGNIGADLVAKAQPDGYTLVMGAVATHAINPWLFANLPYDPVKDFAPVTIVAAVPNVLVMNVEFAQKNKIEKLADLIDYAKKNPGKLNYGSGGNGSAGHLSGELLKARAGISVEHIPYQGAAPAQLALLSGQSDFMFDNLAASAPLIKDGKVKALAVTTAQRSSLLADVPTVEESGVKGFDLGTWFGVFTTGGTPAPVVAKLNKAYADAMAQPDVKQRLLTMGSEAGSMTPEAFAEFVKAEMAKYQEIVKISGASLN, from the coding sequence ATGTCGAATACCCCCCGCAGCGCCGTGCGCCGCGCCCTGTTGCAAGGCGCCGTGGCGCTGGCCGCGACCCTGCCTTTCAGCGCCCCGGCGTTGGCCCAGGCTGCCGATTTCCCGTCGAAGCCGATCCGCTTCGTGGTGCCTTACCCGCCCGGTGGCCCGCTGGACACGATGGCGCGCATGCTGGCCGAGAAGGTGCGCGGCTCGCTGGGTCAGCCGGTGATCGTGGAAAACCGGTCGGGTGCGGGCGGCAACATCGGCGCGGACCTGGTGGCCAAGGCTCAGCCTGACGGCTACACGCTGGTGATGGGCGCGGTGGCCACGCACGCGATCAATCCGTGGCTGTTCGCCAACCTGCCGTACGACCCGGTCAAGGATTTCGCGCCGGTGACGATCGTGGCGGCGGTGCCGAACGTCCTGGTGATGAACGTGGAGTTCGCGCAGAAGAACAAGATCGAGAAGCTGGCGGACCTGATCGATTACGCCAAGAAGAATCCGGGCAAGCTGAACTATGGTTCGGGCGGCAACGGCAGCGCGGGCCATCTGTCGGGCGAGCTGCTGAAGGCGCGCGCGGGAATCAGCGTCGAGCACATCCCCTACCAGGGCGCGGCGCCGGCGCAATTGGCGCTGCTGTCGGGCCAGTCGGATTTCATGTTCGACAACCTGGCGGCGTCGGCGCCGCTGATCAAGGACGGCAAGGTGAAGGCGCTGGCGGTGACGACGGCGCAGCGTTCGTCGTTGCTGGCTGATGTTCCGACGGTTGAAGAATCGGGCGTGAAGGGCTTTGACCTGGGCACGTGGTTTGGCGTGTTCACGACGGGTGGCACGCCGGCGCCGGTGGTGGCCAAGCTGAACAAGGCATATGCCGATGCGATGGCGCAACCCGACGTGAAGCAGCGTCTGCTGACCATGGGTTCCGAGGCGGGCTCGATGACGCCGGAGGCGTTTGCCGAGTTCGTGAAGGCCGAGATGGCGAAGTATCAGGAGATCGTGAAGATCTCGGGCGCCAGCCTGAATTGA